The DNA region CTCGTTATATGAATAAACCTGAAGATATTGTGATTAAAGGGGCATCTCCTATTCCGCTGGAGCAGATCAAGCAGGTGGTTGTCGAGTGTACCGACCGCTCCAAGCAGGACGCCCTCCGGGCCATGATCGAGCGGTACCGGCCGTTTCTTGCCATCATCTTCTGCCGTACCAAGCGGCGGGCATCGGCTCTTAACGAAGCCCTGCTCTCTGCCGGATACGAATCGGACGAGCTCCACGGCGACCTGTCCCAGGCCAAGCGCGAAGCGGTCATGAAACGGTTTCGGGAAGCCAAGCTTCAGCTCTTGGTCGCCACGGACGTGGCCGCCCGGGGGCTCGATGTGGAGGGGGTTACGCATGTATTTAACTACGATATGCCCCATGATGTTGAAAGTTACATCCACCGGATCGGCCGGACCGGACGCGCGGGAGGCAGCGGAATGGCAGTGACCTTTATGGCGGCCAAGGACCGTTCGGACCTGGCGCGGATCGAGGAGGGCATTTCGCTTCGCTTGAAGCGGGTGCGCTATGACGCATACGAGGGGAATATCCAGGAGGATCGCGGAGACAACCCGGGTATGGAGTCCGGCCGTCCGAGAAAAGCTAGACATGTCTCTTCGCTCGAGTCTGACCGCGAGCGCGGCCAAGGCGGCGGACGAAGAGAGGGCGGAACGGGATCGGCACGCCGCGGTCAATCGGACCGCAGCGCAAGAGGCGGCAGCGCCGATGGCCGGAGCCGTTCCCAAGCCAAGGGGAGGGCGGAGCAGCCCCGCAGGGAAGAAAGCGCCGGACGCGGTGGCGGCCGAGGAAGATTGGTAGCTGCCGATGACCGCGGCCGCGGGCAGAGCAAAGGCCAAGGCGGTGCCGGCCGGGGATCGGCAAGATCCGGCGGCCGCAGCGGCAGTCCGGCCCGGGGCCAGGCCAACCAGGGCGGCAGCCGCGGTTCCGGCAGTCGGGGAGGAAGCGGCCGGAACGGAGGACGCCGCGGCCGTTAACGCCATCCGGTGGTTCATTTGCAGACCTTGCGGTTAATAACTGATCGTTACCTAATCCATCACAAGGAGGCGTTATCATGTCTGAACATAATCATGTCGTGAACAAAAACGGTGAGCTCGACGTAAGTAAGGTCGATGACGCAATGGATCGGATTGACGATAAGGAGAAGGAGCGGATTCTGGCGGATTTCGATTCGTTTCAAGCCTACTTGAACAAGCGAATCCAGCTGGCCGAGAGCATCGGATTGAATGAGGAGCAGCTTGCCCAGGCGGCGGAGAAGGTGGCCGGCTATCTGGCTGCAAACGAAGAGCCGAGAAATTCGGAGGAGAAGCTTCTTCAGGAATTGTGGAAGGTGGGCACGCCCGAGGAGCAGCACAAGCTGGCTCATCTCCTCGTCAAGCTGGCCCAGAAACGTTAAGGAACAGGTCGTTTTCAAAGCGTTAAGGCGCAGGTCGTGTTCAAAGCGCGTCAGTATGTCTTCTCCGGCGGGTGCTGCCGGGGAGGGCTTTTTTGATTTTCGTTGGTTTTTGTCCGGTTTTATAGAAATGAAGCTGCCTGAAATAGGGTCTAAATTCATCTCCTCTTGGGAAGGATTTTGCCGTATTATAAAGGTTGGAGTATTGATACATAGGGATGATTATATAGGATGAAGAATTCAGTATGGTAAGGGAGCAGGGGCATGACACGCAATCGGTCCACATCCCGTTCCATATCTTATATAAGTCAAACGTTGAAGACAAAGGAGTTGCCTGCATGTCCCTCTTGATTCATGAGCAGAAAAAGCCCAAGATGCAGCCCTTTTACTGGGTGCTGACATTTGAGGCGTATACGATCGGCCTACTGATCGGCCTCGCCCTGATCGTCGGCCCGGTTATGCTTCTGCTTCGCTGGCCTTCCGTCTGGACCTGGCTTAGCTTGCTAGCCGTGCCTGTCGGAATCATCATGTTCGTCAAATTGTTGAGAAGTCTGAGGAAGCAGGTGTGGGCCAATACGCATCTGGACCGATTCGCGCTGTATGAGGATCGCGTTGAATACGAGCTGTGGGATCCGGCTACGGGAGAATCGGAGCAAGGGAGTGTCTCCCTGACCGATGTGACGGAGATGTACTATGGCCGTTACGTGCTGCAATACAGCTATGCTTATAAGAAAACCAAAATGATGGAAAGAAGCCCGATGTTCGAATTGATGCCGGTCCTGTACCTGATTGCCCGAAGCGGGATGAGGGAGCGGGCCATCGCCGTTCCGTTCCTGGATCCGATGGACGCGAACCGCTGGCTGGAGGCCGTGGGCCAAAGAAATATACCGCTGTACCTTACCTCGCTCGTCATCCATGATTTCAGGGATGCCTCGGTGCCGCAGCAGCTGCGGAGCGATGAAGATTTGAAGGCAGCGGAATTTGACGGGAATATCGAACGTGACTTCCGTCCGTATATGGAGGAGTTAATCGAAGAGGAGCAGCAGCGCGAGTATACGGAAGCCGAGCTGGAAGAGCTTGAGCATGAGATGAAGCGGCTGGAATACGAGGAGGAGCTGAGAAAAAGGAAATCCGCCTTTCGCGGGGTCGGGAAGCTGGCTTGGCTCGTATTCCCGGTTCAATTCGCTATCGGCTATTGGCTGGTAAGATTATCGGATAACGGCTCAATTGACCCGAACAATTACGCCTATTCGATTTCGCTGCTCGGCTGCGGCAGCATTCTGTTCTTTCTCCTCGTGAAGTGGATGAGATGGCCGCAGATCCTTATCTTTTCCTTGGTTTCGCTGTTTACGTTCTTTTTTGTGGACTTCTCCGATGTTGAGACTGACCCCACCTATATTATGTCAGGAAGTCTGATAGCATTGTCCTTCATGCTTCTGCCGCTATATGGGCTGGTCTATCTTGGGCTCCGCCGATTGCGGAAGAACCGCGATGCCAGGAATTTGCCGCCGGCGCCTGAACCGTACAGACCAGCCGGCCACCCCCCTGAACCGGAGATCGATTGGTCAAAGGGCCAGCAGCTGTAATGGGAATCGAGCAGCTAGGCTGGGCCGTACGCTTGCCAATAAAACGGATGTACCGCGCAAAGTGAATTAAGCAGCTGTCGTTCGCACGGACCAATATGTGATAAGCAAGTAAAGAAGCGCAGCCCTAGGGCTGCGCTTCGTATTGAAATTGGTAGGTATTCATCGGCTGACTTGTATATGTCGAGTCGAGCTTCCTTTTCTCCCCGGGCGCAAGCGTTACTTGCTCGTAGGTTTCGGTAAAGACCTCTTCTTCGTTCATATCATACACGGTGACCTTAATATCCCCGGTGAACGTTTCGCTGCTGTGGTAATTGCCGGCATAGACGAGAATATCCGTGTCCTCCTTGCCTCCGTAAGCCCCGACATAAACGATGATATGATCCTGAACGCTCGACAGGCTGGATTTCTCCTTCAGTTCTTCGAATCTTTGGTCGAGCTTCGTCTGCATCGTTTCTTGCTTATACAAGGAATCCTGCGTAATCAGCCCCACGGGAATCGTCACGATAAAATAAAATACCAATGCCGAGAGGCCGGTACTGCGCAATACGGTTTTCCGGTCGTACTTGCCAATCATGAGTCCCACCCCAGCAATCAGGGCAAAGAAGACGACAATGAGATGCCAAGGGGATACGAACATTTCCGGGTATAATTTCATGCTACTTCCTCGCTTACATGTGAAATGGCAGCTGTACGCTGCAGCCGGGCACATCCACTCTATCCATTACCCGCAAGGGGGAAGGGACGAAACGGATGAGCTGTACGGCAAAACAGGCTGTAGGTATTCCTCGCCTGCCCAATAAAAATATCATAATACAAATGCTTTCATTTGGGTATCAGTCCGAGGTATGGAAATTTGGATTCACCCCACGATATCAGGTATGATGAGGAGTAGATGGTGCACGCCCGATCAGCGTTATCCGAACAGGGCAGCACGATAGAGGAGGGAATGAATGATGTCAATCTATGATTATCAAGCCGTCGATACACAAGGCAAAACCGTTTCGCTTGAGGCTTATAAGGGCAGCGTGCTGCTGGTTGCGAACACGGCCAGTCAATGCGGGCTGACACCGCAGTACGGGGAGCTTCAGGAGCTATATGAGCAGTATAAATCCAAAGGCCTGGAGGTGCTGGGCTTTCCTTGCAACCAATTCGGAGCACAGGAGCCGGGTACAAGCGAGGAAGCGGAAGCGTTCTGCCAGTTGAATTACGGCGTAACGTTCAAGATATTCGCAAAGATTGATGTGAATGGGGAAGGGGCGCATCCGCTGTTTCAATATTTGAAGTCCCAGAAGCCAGGTCATGAAGGAAACGGAGAGATTGCCTGGAACTTCACCAAGTTTCTTGTGAGCCGCGAGGGCGAAATCGTGCACCGGTTTGAGCCGCGGGAAACCGCTGAATCGATGAAAAGCGCGATTGAATCGCTGCTGGATGAATGATTTAGAGAGTTTTGTTCAATGCTGAAGAGTAGGGCTGTAAGTGCCGGGGGCTAGCTGGACGATCCGGTCACTGCAGTCCTGCTTTTTGCTGTGCGGGCCGATTTGAACGCCTCAGCTCATGATTCGCCGTTTCGATCCTGGCCAAGCCGACCGAAATAGTATGTTCCGCACCCAGCGAATTCATTCCCTTTTATGCTGCAACAGAATCAGGATAAGTACCAGCCTTTTGCATCATGATAAAAGTCAATGGAATGGGTCACGATAAGATTGTGAAAATGTGAACAATGTGTGGCTATTCCCAAAGCCTATTGAAATGTGAATTAAATCACATTATAATGAAATCATAGTTAAAGTGAAATGTTTCACAATCGTAACCGGGCATCGGATCAGAATGGCGTCAACGGTTACCAAGCATGATTCCATGCCAAACAGATCATCTTAAACAAATACAAGCTTCATTTTGGAGGAGGAAAAACCATGAAAGTCGCCGTTATTGGTTGTACCCATGCAGGAACGTCCGCCATTGTAAATACCGCCAAGCTGTATCCGGATGCACAGATTACCGTTTATGAACGCAATGACAATATTTCCTTTTTATCCTGCGGCATTGCGCTGTACGTCGGAGGCGTTGTGAAAGATCCGGATGGATTATTCTACTCCTCGCCGGAGAAGCTCAAAGAGCTGGGCGTCGACACCAAGATGCGCCACGAGATCGTATCGGTTGATACCGGCCGCAAGACGCTTAAGGTCCGCAATTTGGCTACGTCCGAAACCTTCGACGATACGTACGACAAGCTGATCATTACGACCGGCTCCTGGCCGATCGTTCCGAAACTCGAGGGCATTGATCTTGATAATATCCTGCTTTCGAAGAACTACCGCCATTCCAATACGATTATCGAAAAAGCGCGTCACGCGAAGCATATTACCGTCGTAGGTGCCGGGTATATCGGCGTCGAGCTGGTCGAGGCCTTCCAGCAGAACGGTAAGCAGGTTACGCTGATCGACAGCGCGGACCGCATTCTGAACAAATATTTGGACCCGGAATTCAGTGATAAGATCGAGAATTCTTTCCGGGAAAAAGGGATTGAGCTGGCACTCGGTCAGACGGTAACCTCCTTCCAAGGAGAAGGGGGCAAAGTGACCAAGGTGATTACCGACAAGGGTGAAATCCAAACAGATCTGGTCATTCTCTGCATCGGCTTCCGCCCGAACACGGAGCTGTTTAAAGGGCAGGTCGACATGCTCGATAACGGGGCCATCGTCGTGGACTCGTACATGCAGACCAGCAAGCCGGATGTGTACGCCGCGGGCGATTGCTGCTCGGTGCTCTATAATCCGACAGGAAAAATGATGTACATTCCGCTGGCGACGAACGCCGTGCGCATGGGTACGCTGGTTGCCCGCAATCTGGTGAAGCACACCACGCCTTATATGGGGACGCAAGGCACCTCGGGTCTCAAAATTTATGAGCATAACATCGCGTCCACAGGGCTGACGGAAGGAGCCGCTAAGGATGAGGGGCTCCAGGTCGAAGCCGTTACGATCACCGATCATTACCGTCCGGAATTTATGCCGACGTCCGAATCGGTCACATTGAAGGTCGTGTATGAAGCGGAAACCCGCCGCGTGATCGGTGCCCAAGTGATTTCCGAGGCCGACTTGACCCAGTCCATCAATACGCTGTCGGTATGCATCCAGAATCGGATGACGATTGACCAGCTGGCGTTTATCGACTTCTTCTTCCAGCCGCATTACAATAAGCCGTGGAACTTCTTGAACACGGCCGGATTGCAGGCCCTCCCTGAAATCCAAACCGAAACGCCTGCGCACGTCTGATTTATTCCTTTGAAGATCCCCTTTTAGGGGGTCTTTTTCGTGTTTGTGCAGGATTTTGCGGGTGCATGGCGAATCCAATAAGTTCAGCATTAAAGAAAGAATTTGATCAACACATGAAGCTGTAGGAGGTAATACGAATGAGGATGAATCCGATGATGATAAAGATTTCGGCTGCAATACTGACGATGCTGCTTATTGGAGCCTGCTCGAATGATCAGGCAGCTTCGCCGGCGGAACAGCCCCCTGCCGTAAGCGGAGGCGCCGATTCGGGCAAAGCCTCCGGGTCTGCTGAAGACCCGCCAGCCAAGCCCCAGGAGGATCCGACGGCCCCGCCGGATGGCGGCAAGACGCTAAGTGTCGGCGAAACGGGCGTTGTCGGGGATACGATTGACTATCACGGAGTCGTGATCACGCTGAACGGGCTGCGGGAATCGGAAGGAGACGATTATAAAAAGCCCCAGGACGGCAATACGTTCAAGGTGGTCGATCTAACGGTTAAAAATAACGGAGCCGAGCCGGTGGTCATTTCATCTGCCCTTTCCTTTGCGCTGACGGATGACCAGGAGGTGCATTATACGCCTGCGATCTCCTCAGACGTGCAGACGCTCGATGGAACCTTAGCTCCCGGAGAGGAGCTCAAGGGGGAGATTTCCTATGAGGTAGCCAAAGATGCCAAGGGTCTGCAGCTGAGCTTCGGGGATCCGATGAAGATGGACAGAGCTGTCTGGAATCTCTAATCCGATTGATCATATCCACAATGTCGGCAGCATGTGGACGGGAGGGTTTTCGATAAGTCGAAATGCCCTCCTGTTCTTGTGTTTCAGGCCATTCCTTTACATTGGGGAAGGGTTGGGGTATGATGGAGAAAATTAAACCGTATAGTCGGTTTTTTGTAGGAGTGCATATTTGATGGCAACAGAGAAAGCTCAGCGGAAGCGGGACCTTATTTTGGATAAGGCGAAGATTCTATTCATCCAGCGGGGATATGCGGCAACGTCCATGGACGAATTGGTCAAATTCACCGGTGCCAGCAAGGGCAGCATCTACTACCATTTTGACAGCAAGGAGGACCTCTTTATCCAGCTTCTTGCCAAACAGAATCAGGAATGGATGGACGCATGGCATGAGAAGAAGGCGAATTACGGAAGCTTTGAAGAGAAGCTGTACGGGATCGCTGATCATATGGTCGATGATTTTCAGAATCCGCTCACGAAGGTTGCCGAGGAATTTTACATCAATCAGCCGAATGACAACACGCTGCTGGGCAAATTGCTGACGATCCTGCAAGGGCCGCGGGTGCTGTACCGTGAAATCCTGGAGGAGGGGGCAGATCAAGGAATCATCTCCCCGGACGATATCGAGGAAGTATCCGTCATATTCGGATCGCTGCTGGACGGCTTGTCGACTACCTTCTTCGAACGGTCACAGGAGGAATTGCGCGTTCTGTACCGGAAGGGCGTCAGTATTTTTCTGCAAGGGGTGTTGGCCGGCCGGGCCGAAGACTGACCCGGATCATCGAGCCTCATTTGGTAGAGCACAGAACATGCGGGACGGCAGGCACGGCTTTTGAAGATCATGGAGCATAAACATCTTCAATAGGATCGCTGCTCTGATCCAGCAGAAAAACGACCGCTAACACGGTCTGTCTACTTTGAGAGTACGTCGAAAGACGTTATTCTTTTAAGAATAAATAAACTGACTAGTCGGTTTTATGAGGAGGCATGGGAAATGAAACACCTATTTCGCAACAAAGCATTTGTACTGCTTACGATTTCGGATGTCCTGCAGAACATCGGCATCTGGATCCGCAACATGGCGCTGCTCTACTTTATTATGGAGAAAAGCCATCATAACCCGGTAGCCATATCGCTGCTGACCGTTATTGAATATGCGCCGATCTTCCTGGTCTCGATTGTCGGCGGCGTACTAGCCGACCGCTGGCGGCCGAAGCGCACGATGATTTGGGGGGACATCCTGAGCTTCATATCCGTGCTGCTCATCCTGTTCGTCGTATTTGCAGGATATTGGCAGGCAGCCTTCGCGGTGACGCTCATCTCGGCCGTCGTCTCCCAGTTTTCCCAGCCGTCCTCGTTCAAAATTATCAAGCGCTGCCTGCCGGATGAGCATGTCTCTTCTGCGACGGCGCTGTCCCAGACGCTCATGTCGCTGTTCATTATTCTAGGGCCGATGATCGGGACGACGATCTATCAGGCCTTCGGCCTCGAAGCGTCACTGATTGGTCTGCTTGTCATATTTGCCGGCTCTGCCGCCGTATTGGCATTCCTCCCCTCGCATGTGGATGAAGCAGCGGATAAGACCGAATCTGCAAGCTCTTTCACAGAAGAACTGAAGGAGGGCTTTCGCTACATCGGCCGTACCGGATGGCTGAAGGTGCTTTTGGTGGTTTATATTCTTCTGGCGCTCGGGGCAGGGTTTGTCCAGCCGCTCGATATCTTTGTCATCACCGAGCGTTTGATGCTGGATATGACCAGTGTGCAGTGGTTTACGGCACTTGAGGGTGCAGGGATGCTGATCGGGGGGATTATTGCTGCCGTCATCGCCGGGCGGGTGAAAGGCTCGTATCTTCTGTTTGCTGGCCTTGCCTTCCTTGGGGTGTCCACATGCATCGAGGTACTGTCCAAGTGGCCGCTCCTGACCGGTGCCATGCGTTTTGTTACCGGCGTACTGATGGCGCTGGCGCAAACCGTCTTGATGGCGCTGATGATGCGGCAGGTTGATGAGCAATATATCGGGCGACTCAATGGCGTCATGACGCCGGTCTTTACCGGCATGCTGCTGATCGGCTCGGGACTGACGGGCTGGTACATGGCGGCATCGTCGATCGTGACGGTATATTTCACGGCAGGAGCCGTATTCCTGGTGTCCTCGCTTGTCAGCATGAAGCTTCCCGCGGCCAAGGCGCCGGTGGAAGGCATGCCTGGCGGGTCGACGGCTGCCGCTAAGGGCGCGATGGAATCCTAGAGCGCTCAGCTCTCAACACTTAACCTATAAGAAAAGAGAAGGGGCTGTCCCAGGTCAATGACCTTCCGGGACGGCCCCTTCTCCTCGTTACGTGATGAGGTCAAGGCTGGTTAATCTATGGTAACGCAAGACGTTCACCCGTAGTCAGGATTCGTCAGGCGCTGCGTCTTGGCGCAGCGAGCTGTGCCTGTACCCATACACGGCATAGATGATGATGCCGAGCCCGATCCAGACGATGAACCCGATCCAGGTGATCCGCTGCAGCGTCGTGAGCAGGTACAAGCAGCTGAGCGTGGCAATTAAGGGCAGCCATGGAACCAGCGGCACGCGAAAAGTCCGCTTCAGGTTAGGGTGCGTCTTGCGCAGGACAATGATGCCGAGCGAAACGGTAATAAAGGCGAACAGCGTGCCGATGCTGGCCAGGTCCGCCAGGTTTCCGAGGGGAACGAAGCCCGACAGCGCCGCGATGCAGATGCCGGATACCCAAGTGCTGAATACGGGCGACTTCGTCTTCGGATTGACCGAGCTCATCCGTTTCGGGAGCAAGCCGTCCCGACCGAGCGCGTAGAGCAGCCGGGATTGACCGAACAATACCCCCATGAGGACGGTGGTCAGGCCGGCGAGGGCTCCGAGCGAGATGAAGTAGGACATCCAGTCCTGCTCAATATACAGCAGCGCGAAGGCGACAGGGTCCTTCACGTTCAAGAGATGATACGGTACAAGGCCGGTTAATACCGCCGTAACGGCAATGTATAGGACGGCAACGATCAGCAGTGAGCCTAATATGGCGACTGGCAGGCTTTTCTGAGGCTGCTTCACTTCCTCCGCAGCTGTGGCGATGACGTCGAAGCCGATATATGCGAGGAAGGCGATGGCCGCCCCCGTCATGACCCCTTCGATGCCGAACGGAAGGAACGGCGTCCAGTTGTCCGGCTTCACGTAGAAAACTCCGACACCGATGAACAGAACGATGACGGCTATCTTCAGATATACCATGATGGTGTTGAGCCGGGTCGATTCCTTCGCTCCCCGGGATACGATCCATGTAATCAACAGGGCGATGACGATCGCCGGCACATCCACATACGTGCCTTTCGCCGGGTTGAAAGCACTAGTAATGGCGACAGGAAGATGGATATTGAAACCGGACAGAATGCTCTGCACATACCCCGACCAGCTGCTGGATACGAGGGCGCTTGCGAAGCCGTATTCCAGAAGCAAATCCCAGCCCATCAGCCAAGCGAGTCCTTCCCCGAACGCGGAGTAGCTGTACGTATAAGCGCTGCCGGCCACCGGCACGGTAGATGCGAATTCGGCATAGCACAGTGCGCAGAAGGCGCATACGAGACCTGCCAGCAGGAATGACAGGATCAGTCCCGGACCGGCATGGGTGGCGGCCGTCACGCCGGTTAATACGAAAATTCCCGTCCCCACGATAGAACCGACGCCAAGGACGATCAAGTCCATGACGCCAAGCTGTTTTTTCAATGCGGAACGCACTTCTCCGCCTGTCAAAGACGGAATCGGCTTCTTGCGAAGCAGATTGTGTTTCAAGCTCATAAATGGAGTCTCCTAGATGTTTATTTAGATAGATTTCCCCGATGCATGACCCATCCATTCCGACATTATAAATAAAAATAAGATGCTTTGAAAGCCTTAGGCTGCCTGTCCCGAAAAAACGCCAACAGTGAAGGGGCCGGCGGGCCATGCGAGTACGCCTCCCTCCGGTTAAATACCCGCTCCCTTTCGCTTTAACTCAGAAGAAACAGCATCAGCCGCCTGTGATCGGATGCGGGATGCAAAACCGGGCGCAGAGGCAGAAAAAAGCCCGTCCCCCCCATGGGGGGCCGGGCTGCAGCTATTTCTTCAGATGATAAGGAACCGTCGTAAGAATAACATCCCGCCGGTACAGCAGATGAGCGCGAATGAGCAGGCTGGACTGGTTGTGCAGGAAGTTGTGCCACCCCTTCTTCGGAATGAACTGTGGAATGACGACCGTCACCTGGTAGTCCGACTCGCTGGCCTTGCGCTGTACCATGTCGATGAATTTGGTCAGCGGCGAGATGATGCTGCGATATGGCGAATGCAGCGTCACCAGCCGGACGTCCGGCTGCCACTTCTTCCATTTTTCCTCGAAGGCAATCTGGTCTTCTCGTTCGAAGTTCACGTAAACGGCGATAATCTGGTCGGCGGACAGCGATTTGGCATAATTGAGCGAGTTCTCCACCACATGCGTAATGCCGGCTACCGGTACGATAATAATGTTGCCCTCGATCGGCTTTGCCGGCTCGCAGGTCGTAATCCGGAGCTGATCGGCGACCGCTTCATAGTGATTCCGAATCCGGGTGAAGATCCAGATGATGAGCGGCAGAAACAGGAGCACCGACCACACCTGGGCGAATTTCGTGAGGAAAAAGATCAACGTTACCGCAAAGCTGATAACGGCTCCCGTCGTGTTAATGACCAGCTTGGGGAGCCAGCCTGGAGGCTTCTCGCGAAGCCACTTCACCATCATCCCCGTCTGCGACAAGGTAAACGGAATGAATACGCCGACGGCGTACAACGGGATCAGATGCTCGGTCTTGCCCTCGAAGGCCAGGATCAGCACGATGGACAGAAGACCGAGGATAATGATGCCGTTGGAATACCCCAAGCGGTCCCCCCGGACCGTGAACATCCGCGGGATGAACTTATCCTTCGCCAGGTTGACGGCCAGCAGAGGAAATGCCGAATACCCCGTGTTGGCCGCCAGGATCAGAATTAACGCCGTGGTCCCCTGGATGAAATAATACAGCGCGTTCCGGCCGAAGGTATGCTCGGCGATTTGGGAGACAACCGTCACCTCTTCGCTGGGACTGACCCCGTAATAATAGGCCAGGAAGACGATTCCCGAAAATAACAGGGCGAGCAGGGAGCCCATCGCGGCCAGGGTTTTGGCGGCGTTGTTCGGCGCAGGCTCCTTGAAGTTCGGAATGGCGTTGGATATGGCTTCAACCCCGGTGAGCGCGGAGCTGCCTGAAGCGAACGCCCGCAGGAGCAGAAACAGGCTCAGTCCGGCGACGGGCGTGCCGATCTTGGTGTGCAGCTCCGGCGAAGCGTGGCCGGTTGCGATATCGTAGAGACCGACGCCAATCAGAA from Paenibacillus ihbetae includes:
- a CDS encoding MFS transporter; this encodes MKHLFRNKAFVLLTISDVLQNIGIWIRNMALLYFIMEKSHHNPVAISLLTVIEYAPIFLVSIVGGVLADRWRPKRTMIWGDILSFISVLLILFVVFAGYWQAAFAVTLISAVVSQFSQPSSFKIIKRCLPDEHVSSATALSQTLMSLFIILGPMIGTTIYQAFGLEASLIGLLVIFAGSAAVLAFLPSHVDEAADKTESASSFTEELKEGFRYIGRTGWLKVLLVVYILLALGAGFVQPLDIFVITERLMLDMTSVQWFTALEGAGMLIGGIIAAVIAGRVKGSYLLFAGLAFLGVSTCIEVLSKWPLLTGAMRFVTGVLMALAQTVLMALMMRQVDEQYIGRLNGVMTPVFTGMLLIGSGLTGWYMAASSIVTVYFTAGAVFLVSSLVSMKLPAAKAPVEGMPGGSTAAAKGAMES
- a CDS encoding DUF4352 domain-containing protein, with product MRMNPMMIKISAAILTMLLIGACSNDQAASPAEQPPAVSGGADSGKASGSAEDPPAKPQEDPTAPPDGGKTLSVGETGVVGDTIDYHGVVITLNGLRESEGDDYKKPQDGNTFKVVDLTVKNNGAEPVVISSALSFALTDDQEVHYTPAISSDVQTLDGTLAPGEELKGEISYEVAKDAKGLQLSFGDPMKMDRAVWNL
- a CDS encoding amino acid permease; this encodes MSLKHNLLRKKPIPSLTGGEVRSALKKQLGVMDLIVLGVGSIVGTGIFVLTGVTAATHAGPGLILSFLLAGLVCAFCALCYAEFASTVPVAGSAYTYSYSAFGEGLAWLMGWDLLLEYGFASALVSSSWSGYVQSILSGFNIHLPVAITSAFNPAKGTYVDVPAIVIALLITWIVSRGAKESTRLNTIMVYLKIAVIVLFIGVGVFYVKPDNWTPFLPFGIEGVMTGAAIAFLAYIGFDVIATAAEEVKQPQKSLPVAILGSLLIVAVLYIAVTAVLTGLVPYHLLNVKDPVAFALLYIEQDWMSYFISLGALAGLTTVLMGVLFGQSRLLYALGRDGLLPKRMSSVNPKTKSPVFSTWVSGICIAALSGFVPLGNLADLASIGTLFAFITVSLGIIVLRKTHPNLKRTFRVPLVPWLPLIATLSCLYLLTTLQRITWIGFIVWIGLGIIIYAVYGYRHSSLRQDAAPDES
- a CDS encoding FAD-dependent oxidoreductase, with product MKVAVIGCTHAGTSAIVNTAKLYPDAQITVYERNDNISFLSCGIALYVGGVVKDPDGLFYSSPEKLKELGVDTKMRHEIVSVDTGRKTLKVRNLATSETFDDTYDKLIITTGSWPIVPKLEGIDLDNILLSKNYRHSNTIIEKARHAKHITVVGAGYIGVELVEAFQQNGKQVTLIDSADRILNKYLDPEFSDKIENSFREKGIELALGQTVTSFQGEGGKVTKVITDKGEIQTDLVILCIGFRPNTELFKGQVDMLDNGAIVVDSYMQTSKPDVYAAGDCCSVLYNPTGKMMYIPLATNAVRMGTLVARNLVKHTTPYMGTQGTSGLKIYEHNIASTGLTEGAAKDEGLQVEAVTITDHYRPEFMPTSESVTLKVVYEAETRRVIGAQVISEADLTQSINTLSVCIQNRMTIDQLAFIDFFFQPHYNKPWNFLNTAGLQALPEIQTETPAHV
- a CDS encoding APC family permease, with amino-acid sequence MLSSIKRFLIGRPLKSNELGDQKLNKTKALAILSSDALSSVAYGPEQILLVLMTVGAAAYWYSIPIAIGVLVLLLALILSYRQIIFSYPQGGGAYVVSKRNLGMYPGLVAGGSLLVDYILTVAVSVSAGTDAITSAFPELRPYNVGIAVLFVLFLTVLNLRGVTESASILAYPVYLFVLALFILIGVGLYDIATGHASPELHTKIGTPVAGLSLFLLLRAFASGSSALTGVEAISNAIPNFKEPAPNNAAKTLAAMGSLLALLFSGIVFLAYYYGVSPSEEVTVVSQIAEHTFGRNALYYFIQGTTALILILAANTGYSAFPLLAVNLAKDKFIPRMFTVRGDRLGYSNGIIILGLLSIVLILAFEGKTEHLIPLYAVGVFIPFTLSQTGMMVKWLREKPPGWLPKLVINTTGAVISFAVTLIFFLTKFAQVWSVLLFLPLIIWIFTRIRNHYEAVADQLRITTCEPAKPIEGNIIIVPVAGITHVVENSLNYAKSLSADQIIAVYVNFEREDQIAFEEKWKKWQPDVRLVTLHSPYRSIISPLTKFIDMVQRKASESDYQVTVVIPQFIPKKGWHNFLHNQSSLLIRAHLLYRRDVILTTVPYHLKK
- a CDS encoding glutathione peroxidase, with product MSIYDYQAVDTQGKTVSLEAYKGSVLLVANTASQCGLTPQYGELQELYEQYKSKGLEVLGFPCNQFGAQEPGTSEEAEAFCQLNYGVTFKIFAKIDVNGEGAHPLFQYLKSQKPGHEGNGEIAWNFTKFLVSREGEIVHRFEPRETAESMKSAIESLLDE
- a CDS encoding DEAD/DEAH box helicase — its product is MPNFQQLGIDEQRVRKLKEQGIAVPTPVQQETIPLLLEGKDVIARARTGTGKTLAFMLPILQHIDPNRPFPQALIIAPTRELALQITEEARKLTAGEPDGIKILAVYGGQDVEKQLRKLEGGRHLIIGTPGRLLDHLRRGTLELGGVKMLVLDEADQMLHMGFLAEVEALIDALPYRRQTMLFSATMPAGVKQLAARYMNKPEDIVIKGASPIPLEQIKQVVVECTDRSKQDALRAMIERYRPFLAIIFCRTKRRASALNEALLSAGYESDELHGDLSQAKREAVMKRFREAKLQLLVATDVAARGLDVEGVTHVFNYDMPHDVESYIHRIGRTGRAGGSGMAVTFMAAKDRSDLARIEEGISLRLKRVRYDAYEGNIQEDRGDNPGMESGRPRKARHVSSLESDRERGQGGGRREGGTGSARRGQSDRSARGGSADGRSRSQAKGRAEQPRREESAGRGGGRGRLVAADDRGRGQSKGQGGAGRGSARSGGRSGSPARGQANQGGSRGSGSRGGSGRNGGRRGR
- a CDS encoding TetR/AcrR family transcriptional regulator, with product MATEKAQRKRDLILDKAKILFIQRGYAATSMDELVKFTGASKGSIYYHFDSKEDLFIQLLAKQNQEWMDAWHEKKANYGSFEEKLYGIADHMVDDFQNPLTKVAEEFYINQPNDNTLLGKLLTILQGPRVLYREILEEGADQGIISPDDIEEVSVIFGSLLDGLSTTFFERSQEELRVLYRKGVSIFLQGVLAGRAED
- a CDS encoding DUF3243 domain-containing protein is translated as MSEHNHVVNKNGELDVSKVDDAMDRIDDKEKERILADFDSFQAYLNKRIQLAESIGLNEEQLAQAAEKVAGYLAANEEPRNSEEKLLQELWKVGTPEEQHKLAHLLVKLAQKR